In the genome of Neodiprion pinetum isolate iyNeoPine1 chromosome 2, iyNeoPine1.2, whole genome shotgun sequence, one region contains:
- the Als2 gene encoding alsin isoform X1 yields the protein MERYMYLWRGPEKILYTFGDQPSGLICRLVTVKDHVFVSTTTNNLYHGVAATHLESETCPLLTFKRVQFYAMDIATNSDYLFIVNDAGQVLRIDPSDMTHVETITLREEPKSCSHGYKADNESVKVKSLAASDNAMLFIAENGQLWANGDQPQIDIKTSEPKKVTFFDGRIVSSVACGANFNVALVRKIIRTMKDDTDSENDLEEEVFVSSCPHCVSDVMLSPVSQPSTDTCPLGLHVRQSSEDRSTNSTSAPSTASKDHDNALLLDDEKRFDDLSKTLTNGDNFSDGLPIELQREEKKNVIFINTEAARQFLTRQLSWVSSYGNAGEELLAECADRPTRIIKQNVSNMASLVYEGVKTVGDKVVTLSRHMSGSSDNNEAQDSGQDGLEDGVTGDTKPTATSLANSLRCEEFPWSSSAGTSDRELSEQGLNERINTLVRAGNSLLSTELWTWGDIQYGQLGTGDTTKRPRPILVEKFHNLGIKKIVCGSYHVLALTLDGRAYAWGRNNSFQVTPQSPTDQSSPRLFSCGPSSSQPERVRDMAAGENHTLIMTSTGLQLMGKYSLERTGEIIQIKIPDAVGYSAKQILSSGSYSCCTMINQPACDISSDLTNEQIFLEEMLMVYQNLIKPFQKKGGATQESNVYETLCQCYTELISFTSLNVLSLWDYYDHNGEAYEVVVVASIEEYITVYKHYLNAICDVVSLGGFTHIARIIDVPQTLISLFMDKVKGSKSKKANNEAIIALALQHPLNRLNRYKAMVHSLIRINGPKLGIERLQEALGKWEQICDEQERRLKEAETTKQFWESSGKLVELLRSPDRRLIRESRTHPISVLNCGRFSTHWFVLLTDILIHVNGTSHTVHPLPTLWVEPLQDTDAVQHVAWRKLTRKGLISNALSVTTPEDSLVLYTPTPAERTEWLQALQTAIKRSLLRVVGHVPPLVRSSSFSFTKHSLYKDAKYTGRWLNGKPHGTGKLEWSDGRMYVGHFHRGIMHGTGKMEIPTQGIYEGQWKDGQQNGYGTMKYINGDIYEGHFKDSLPHGHGIKKEGHFMASVASIYIGEWVAGLKQGYGVMDDITTGEKYLGLWNNNMKHGCGLIVTLDGIYYEGVFMQDILTGHGVMIFEDGTHYEGEFRSAGVFSGKGTLTFSSGDKIEGNMNGAWNEGVKITATLHMNVANCSSHVNAKPTSFGKLCVPPDQKWKAIFRQCYQQLGVSEPGSKNNSTANKIGETQRVWQNVAVVITNSHQDTIQRRKDIARDLNSSSSTCRQKDRSNINQLEKIPQFGWDSLNLKTYDEVHDYLIKAFESLHHPLGTLLTEVAAAYTATYGGVRVHPLLLSHAVAELHSITSRIYHVVTLLFPALPPGGQELILETEDSEESKVVSAAAILHPILLPRVHSALFVLYALHNKKEDDAYWKRLMKWNKQPDITLMAFLGIDPKFWKSATTNHIGEHPLPNDAEQLFGDAVETLQQLKTTFSPLEKLLVIRNTFEQMTQVVQRQLGSTYLWTMDELFPVFHFVVVRARVLQLGSEINFIEDFMEPYLQNGELGIMFTTLKVCGILSTESLKFLQEHFWRQYIQ from the exons ATGGAGAGGTATATGTATTTGTGGAGAGGTCCTGAGAAGATATTATATACTTTCGGTGATCAGCCCAGTGGTCTGATATGCAGATTGGTAACTGTGAAGGATCATGTATTCGTTTCTACTACCACAAATAATCTCTACCATGGAGTTGCTGCCACACATCTAGAATCTGAAACCTGTCCACTACTGACGTTTAAAAGAGTTCAGTTCTACGCTATGGACATCGCTACTAACTCTGACTATTTGTTTATTGTCAATGATGCTGGACAGGTCCTTAGAATAGATCCAAGTGATATGACGCATGTTGAAACCATCACCCTGAGAGAAGAGCCTAAATCTTGTAGTCATGGCTACAAAGCTGATAATGAATCTGTCAAAGTAAAATCGCTTGCAGCCAGCGATAATGCAATGTTATTCATTGCCGAAAATGGACAACTCTGGGCCAATGGAGACCAGCCACAGATTGACATTAAGACTTCTGAGCCTAAAAAGGTAACCTTTTTTGATGGTCGGATCGTATCCAGTGTAGCATGTGGAGCAAATTTCAATGTCGCGCTTGTCAGAAAAATTATAAGGACAATGAAAGATGACACTGATAGTGAAAATGACTTGGAGGAAGAAGTCTTTGTCAGTTCTTGTCCCCACTGTGTCAGTGACGTAATGTTAAGTCCAGTTAGTCAGCCGTCAACGGACACTTGTCCATTGGGACTTCACGTGAGACAATCAAGTGAAGATCGCTCTACAAATTCCACCAGCGCCCCTTCAACAGCTAGCAAAGATCATGACAATGCTTTGCTACTTGATGACGAAAAGCGATTTGATGACCTTTCAAAAACTCTGACAAATGGTGACAATTTCTCTGATGGTTTGCCCATCGAACTACaacgagaagagaagaagaatgTGATTTTTATAAACACAGAAGCTGCCAGGCAGTTCTTAACCAGGCAATTATCTTGGGTTTCTTCGTACGGAAATGCTGGTGAGGAACTGTTAGCCGAATGCGCTGACAGGCCAACtagaataataaaacaaaacgtgTCAAATATGGCAAGTCTTGTTTATGAAGGAGTAAAAACCGTTGGTGACAAAGTCGTCACGTTATCCAGACACATGAGCGGCAGTTCAGACAACAATGAGGCGCAAGATAGTGGTCAGGATGGTTTGGAAGATGGTGTCACGGGAGATACCAAGCCAACAGCTACTAGTTTGGCAAACAGTCTTCGCTGCGAAGAGTTTCCATGGTCATCAAGTGCTGGTACTTCGGACCGTGAACTATCCGAACAGGGATTgaatgaaagaataaataCACTGGTCCGTGCTGGCAATAGCTTGCTTTCTACCGAACTTTGGACTTGGGGCGACATTCAATATGGACAACTTGGAACTGGGGACACCACTAAGAGGCCAAGACCAATTTTGGTTGAAAAGTTTCATAATTTagggattaaaaaaattgtatgtgGCAGTTACCATGTGCTTGCTCTGACGCTTGATGGAAGAGCCTATGCTTGGGGGaggaataattcattccaAGTCACACCCCAGTCACCGACAGATCAGAGCTCTCCCAGATTGTTTAGTTGTGGTCCAAGTTCATCCCAACCCGAGAGAGTTAGAGATATGGCTGCCGGAGAAAATCATACTTTAATTATGACATCCACAGGATTACAATTGATGGGAAAATATAG CCTTGAAAGAACAGGagaaattatacaaataaaaatcccaGATGCTGTGGGGTACAGTGCAAAGCAAATCTTAAGTTCAGGATCATATAGTTGTTGCACTATGATAAATCAGCCGGCTTGTGATATCTCATCAGACCTTACGAATGAGCAGATATTTCTGGAAGAAATGCTAATggtttatcaaaatttaataaaaccaTTTCAAAAGAAAGGGGGTGCAACTCAGGAATCCAATGTGTATGAAACATTGTGTCAGTGCTACACGGAGTTGATTAGTTTTACATCTTTGAATGTTCTCAGTTTGTGGGACTATTATGACCATAATGGGGAAGCGTATGAGGTTGTAGTAGTTGCAAGCATCGAAGAGTACATAACAGTTTACAAACATTATCTAAATGCAATATGTGACGTTGTATCTTTGGGTGGTTTTACACACATAGCCAGAATAATTGACGTACCACAAACTTTGATTAGTTTATTCATGGACAAAGTTAAAGGAAGTAAATCGAAAAAAGCTAACAATGAAGCAATAATAGCATTAGCTTTACAACATCCTTTAAACAGACTGAACAG GTATAAAGCAATGGTACACAGCCTAATAAGGATCAACGGGCCTAAACTAGGAATAGAAAGGCTCCAAGAAGCACTCGGTAAATGGGAGCAAATCTGTGATGAGCAAGAAAGGCGGCTAAAAGAAGCTGAGACTACCAAACAGTTTTGGGAGAGCTCAGGTAAATTGGTTGAACTGTTGAGATCCCCAGATAGAAGATTAATCAGAGAATCCAGAACTCATCCAATATCTGTATTAAACTGCGGAAGATTTTCTACCCACTGGTTCGTACTGTTGACCGATATATTGATCCATGTTAATGGAACATCACACACTGTTCATCCGTTGCCTACACTATGGGTGGAACCTCTACAGGATACAGATGCAGTCCAG CATGTTGCATGGAGAAAGTTGACGAGAAAAGGATTGATATCG AATGCACTATCTGTAACAACACCAGAAGATAGTCTAGTATTGTATACGCCAACACCTGCCGAACGTACAGAATGGCTACAAGCTTTACAAACTGCAATAAAACGCAGCCTTCTACGAGTGGTGGGACATGTTCCACCCTTAGTCCGATCAAgctcattttcatttacaaagCACAGTCTTTACAAAGATGCCAAGTATACCG GTCGTTGGTTGAATGGCAAACCCCATGGAACTGGAAAGTTAGAGTGGAGTGATGGACGGATGTATGTAGGACACTTTCATCGAGGAATTATGCATGGTACTGGGAAAATGGAAATACCTACACAAGGAATATATGAAGGACAATGGAAAGACGGCCAACAAAATGGTTATGGTACAATGAA ATATATTAATGGAGATATTTATGAGGGACACTTCAAGGATAGCTTACCGCATGGAcacggtataaaaaaagaaggcCATTTCATGGCATCTGTTGCATCTATATACATCGGTGAATGGGTCGCTGGTTTAAAACAAGGATACGGGGTTATGGATGATATCACAACTG GTGAGAAGTACCTAGGGTTATGGAATAACAATATGAAGCATGGATGTGGCTTAATCGTGACATTGGATGGGATTTATTATGAAGGAGTATTTATGCAAGATATTTTGACA GGTCACGGTGTGATGATATTTGAAGATGGCACTCATTACGAAGGAGAATTTAGATCTGCTGGTGTTTTCAGTGGCAAAGGCACACTGACTTTTAGTAGCGGTGATAAAATAGAAGGCAACATGAATGGTGCCTGGAACGAAGGTGTAAAAATCACAGCTACGTTGCACATGAATGTCGCCAATTGCAGCTCCCATGTAAATGCTAAACCAAC ATCTTTTGGCAAACTGTGTGTACCACCAGATCAAAAGTGGAAAGCAATATTTAGGCAATGTTACCAACAACTTGGGGTTTCTGAACCAGGCTCTAAGAATAACTCTACAGCCAATAAAATTGGAGAAACTCAAAGAGTTTGGCAGAATGTTGCAGTTGTTATAACAAATTCACATCAAGATACTATACAACGAAGAAAGGATATAGCGAGAGATTTGAACAGTAGTAGCAGTACTTGCAGGCAGAAAGACCGCAGTAATATCAATCAGTTGGAAAAAATACCGCAATTTGGATGGGATAGTCTGAATCTGAAAACGTACGATGAAGTGCatgattatttaataaaagCATTTGAAAGTTTACATCATCCTCTTGGTACACTATTGACTGAAGTAGCAGCAGCATACACAGCTACTTACGGAGGCGTTAGAGTACATCCTTTATTGCTAAGTCATGCAGTTGCTGAGTTACACAGCATCACCTCGAGGATCTACCATGTGGTTACTTTATTATTTCCAGCTCTACCACCCGGAGGTCAAGAGCTTATACTAGAAACAGAAGACAGCGAGGAAAG cAAAGTTGTAAGTGCTGCTGCAATTCTTCACCCTATACTTTTACCTCGTGTACATTCGGCGCTTTTTGTATTATATGCATTGCATaacaaaaaagaagatgaTGCTTATTGGAAAAGATTAATGAAGTGGAACAAACAACCAGATATTACCTTAATGGCGTTTCTCGGCATAGACCC GAAATTTTGGAAGAGTGCTACTACTAATCATATTGGTGAACATCCACTGCCTAATGATGCAGAGCAATTATTTGGTGATGCTGTTGAAACCTTGCAACAACTGAAAACAACTTTTTCTCCACTTGAGAAGTTACTTGTCATTAGAAACACATTCGAACAGATGACTCAA GTTGTTCAAAGACAGCTAGGTTCCACGTACCTATGGACAATGGATGAATTATTTccagtttttcattttgttgttGTACGAGCTCGTGTTTTACAACTTGGCAGTGAAATCAACTTCATCGAAGACTTTATGGAGCCTTACTTACAAAACGGCGAACTCGGGATCATGTTCACTACACTGAAG gtaTGCGGCATTCTATCTACAGAAAgtcttaaatttttacaagaaCATTTTTGGAGACAGTACATACAATAA
- the Als2 gene encoding alsin isoform X3 gives MERYMYLWRGPEKILYTFGDQPSGLICRLVTVKDHVFVSTTTNNLYHGVAATHLESETCPLLTFKRVQFYAMDIATNSDYLFIVNDAGQVLRIDPSDMTHVETITLREEPKSCSHGYKADNESVKVKSLAASDNAMLFIAENGQLWANGDQPQIDIKTSEPKKVTFFDGRIVSSVACGANFNVALVRKIIRTMKDDTDSENDLEEEVFVSSCPHCVSDVMLSPVSQPSTDTCPLGLHVRQSSEDRSTNSTSAPSTASKDHDNALLLDDEKRFDDLSKTLTNGDNFSDGLPIELQREEKKNVIFINTEAARQFLTRQLSWVSSYGNAGEELLAECADRPTRIIKQNVSNMASLVYEGVKTVGDKVVTLSRHMSGSSDNNEAQDSGQDGLEDGVTGDTKPTATSLANSLRCEEFPWSSSAGTSDRELSEQGLNERINTLVRAGNSLLSTELWTWGDIQYGQLGTGDTTKRPRPILVEKFHNLGIKKIVCGSYHVLALTLDGRAYAWGRNNSFQVTPQSPTDQSSPRLFSCGPSSSQPERVRDMAAGENHTLIMTSTGLQLMGKYSLERTGEIIQIKIPDAVGYSAKQILSSGSYSCCTMINQPACDISSDLTNEQIFLEEMLMVYQNLIKPFQKKGGATQESNVYETLCQCYTELISFTSLNVLSLWDYYDHNGEAYEVVVVASIEEYITVYKHYLNAICDVVSLGGFTHIARIIDVPQTLISLFMDKVKGSKSKKANNEAIIALALQHPLNRLNRYKAMVHSLIRINGPKLGIERLQEALGKWEQICDEQERRLKEAETTKQFWESSGKLVELLRSPDRRLIRESRTHPISVLNCGRFSTHWFVLLTDILIHVNGTSHTVHPLPTLWVEPLQDTDAVQNALSVTTPEDSLVLYTPTPAERTEWLQALQTAIKRSLLRVVGHVPPLVRSSSFSFTKHSLYKDAKYTGRWLNGKPHGTGKLEWSDGRMYVGHFHRGIMHGTGKMEIPTQGIYEGQWKDGQQNGYGTMKYINGDIYEGHFKDSLPHGHGIKKEGHFMASVASIYIGEWVAGLKQGYGVMDDITTGEKYLGLWNNNMKHGCGLIVTLDGIYYEGVFMQDILTGHGVMIFEDGTHYEGEFRSAGVFSGKGTLTFSSGDKIEGNMNGAWNEGVKITATLHMNVANCSSHVNAKPTSFGKLCVPPDQKWKAIFRQCYQQLGVSEPGSKNNSTANKIGETQRVWQNVAVVITNSHQDTIQRRKDIARDLNSSSSTCRQKDRSNINQLEKIPQFGWDSLNLKTYDEVHDYLIKAFESLHHPLGTLLTEVAAAYTATYGGVRVHPLLLSHAVAELHSITSRIYHVVTLLFPALPPGGQELILETEDSEESKVVSAAAILHPILLPRVHSALFVLYALHNKKEDDAYWKRLMKWNKQPDITLMAFLGIDPKFWKSATTNHIGEHPLPNDAEQLFGDAVETLQQLKTTFSPLEKLLVIRNTFEQMTQVVQRQLGSTYLWTMDELFPVFHFVVVRARVLQLGSEINFIEDFMEPYLQNGELGIMFTTLKVCGILSTESLKFLQEHFWRQYIQ, from the exons ATGGAGAGGTATATGTATTTGTGGAGAGGTCCTGAGAAGATATTATATACTTTCGGTGATCAGCCCAGTGGTCTGATATGCAGATTGGTAACTGTGAAGGATCATGTATTCGTTTCTACTACCACAAATAATCTCTACCATGGAGTTGCTGCCACACATCTAGAATCTGAAACCTGTCCACTACTGACGTTTAAAAGAGTTCAGTTCTACGCTATGGACATCGCTACTAACTCTGACTATTTGTTTATTGTCAATGATGCTGGACAGGTCCTTAGAATAGATCCAAGTGATATGACGCATGTTGAAACCATCACCCTGAGAGAAGAGCCTAAATCTTGTAGTCATGGCTACAAAGCTGATAATGAATCTGTCAAAGTAAAATCGCTTGCAGCCAGCGATAATGCAATGTTATTCATTGCCGAAAATGGACAACTCTGGGCCAATGGAGACCAGCCACAGATTGACATTAAGACTTCTGAGCCTAAAAAGGTAACCTTTTTTGATGGTCGGATCGTATCCAGTGTAGCATGTGGAGCAAATTTCAATGTCGCGCTTGTCAGAAAAATTATAAGGACAATGAAAGATGACACTGATAGTGAAAATGACTTGGAGGAAGAAGTCTTTGTCAGTTCTTGTCCCCACTGTGTCAGTGACGTAATGTTAAGTCCAGTTAGTCAGCCGTCAACGGACACTTGTCCATTGGGACTTCACGTGAGACAATCAAGTGAAGATCGCTCTACAAATTCCACCAGCGCCCCTTCAACAGCTAGCAAAGATCATGACAATGCTTTGCTACTTGATGACGAAAAGCGATTTGATGACCTTTCAAAAACTCTGACAAATGGTGACAATTTCTCTGATGGTTTGCCCATCGAACTACaacgagaagagaagaagaatgTGATTTTTATAAACACAGAAGCTGCCAGGCAGTTCTTAACCAGGCAATTATCTTGGGTTTCTTCGTACGGAAATGCTGGTGAGGAACTGTTAGCCGAATGCGCTGACAGGCCAACtagaataataaaacaaaacgtgTCAAATATGGCAAGTCTTGTTTATGAAGGAGTAAAAACCGTTGGTGACAAAGTCGTCACGTTATCCAGACACATGAGCGGCAGTTCAGACAACAATGAGGCGCAAGATAGTGGTCAGGATGGTTTGGAAGATGGTGTCACGGGAGATACCAAGCCAACAGCTACTAGTTTGGCAAACAGTCTTCGCTGCGAAGAGTTTCCATGGTCATCAAGTGCTGGTACTTCGGACCGTGAACTATCCGAACAGGGATTgaatgaaagaataaataCACTGGTCCGTGCTGGCAATAGCTTGCTTTCTACCGAACTTTGGACTTGGGGCGACATTCAATATGGACAACTTGGAACTGGGGACACCACTAAGAGGCCAAGACCAATTTTGGTTGAAAAGTTTCATAATTTagggattaaaaaaattgtatgtgGCAGTTACCATGTGCTTGCTCTGACGCTTGATGGAAGAGCCTATGCTTGGGGGaggaataattcattccaAGTCACACCCCAGTCACCGACAGATCAGAGCTCTCCCAGATTGTTTAGTTGTGGTCCAAGTTCATCCCAACCCGAGAGAGTTAGAGATATGGCTGCCGGAGAAAATCATACTTTAATTATGACATCCACAGGATTACAATTGATGGGAAAATATAG CCTTGAAAGAACAGGagaaattatacaaataaaaatcccaGATGCTGTGGGGTACAGTGCAAAGCAAATCTTAAGTTCAGGATCATATAGTTGTTGCACTATGATAAATCAGCCGGCTTGTGATATCTCATCAGACCTTACGAATGAGCAGATATTTCTGGAAGAAATGCTAATggtttatcaaaatttaataaaaccaTTTCAAAAGAAAGGGGGTGCAACTCAGGAATCCAATGTGTATGAAACATTGTGTCAGTGCTACACGGAGTTGATTAGTTTTACATCTTTGAATGTTCTCAGTTTGTGGGACTATTATGACCATAATGGGGAAGCGTATGAGGTTGTAGTAGTTGCAAGCATCGAAGAGTACATAACAGTTTACAAACATTATCTAAATGCAATATGTGACGTTGTATCTTTGGGTGGTTTTACACACATAGCCAGAATAATTGACGTACCACAAACTTTGATTAGTTTATTCATGGACAAAGTTAAAGGAAGTAAATCGAAAAAAGCTAACAATGAAGCAATAATAGCATTAGCTTTACAACATCCTTTAAACAGACTGAACAG GTATAAAGCAATGGTACACAGCCTAATAAGGATCAACGGGCCTAAACTAGGAATAGAAAGGCTCCAAGAAGCACTCGGTAAATGGGAGCAAATCTGTGATGAGCAAGAAAGGCGGCTAAAAGAAGCTGAGACTACCAAACAGTTTTGGGAGAGCTCAGGTAAATTGGTTGAACTGTTGAGATCCCCAGATAGAAGATTAATCAGAGAATCCAGAACTCATCCAATATCTGTATTAAACTGCGGAAGATTTTCTACCCACTGGTTCGTACTGTTGACCGATATATTGATCCATGTTAATGGAACATCACACACTGTTCATCCGTTGCCTACACTATGGGTGGAACCTCTACAGGATACAGATGCAGTCCAG AATGCACTATCTGTAACAACACCAGAAGATAGTCTAGTATTGTATACGCCAACACCTGCCGAACGTACAGAATGGCTACAAGCTTTACAAACTGCAATAAAACGCAGCCTTCTACGAGTGGTGGGACATGTTCCACCCTTAGTCCGATCAAgctcattttcatttacaaagCACAGTCTTTACAAAGATGCCAAGTATACCG GTCGTTGGTTGAATGGCAAACCCCATGGAACTGGAAAGTTAGAGTGGAGTGATGGACGGATGTATGTAGGACACTTTCATCGAGGAATTATGCATGGTACTGGGAAAATGGAAATACCTACACAAGGAATATATGAAGGACAATGGAAAGACGGCCAACAAAATGGTTATGGTACAATGAA ATATATTAATGGAGATATTTATGAGGGACACTTCAAGGATAGCTTACCGCATGGAcacggtataaaaaaagaaggcCATTTCATGGCATCTGTTGCATCTATATACATCGGTGAATGGGTCGCTGGTTTAAAACAAGGATACGGGGTTATGGATGATATCACAACTG GTGAGAAGTACCTAGGGTTATGGAATAACAATATGAAGCATGGATGTGGCTTAATCGTGACATTGGATGGGATTTATTATGAAGGAGTATTTATGCAAGATATTTTGACA GGTCACGGTGTGATGATATTTGAAGATGGCACTCATTACGAAGGAGAATTTAGATCTGCTGGTGTTTTCAGTGGCAAAGGCACACTGACTTTTAGTAGCGGTGATAAAATAGAAGGCAACATGAATGGTGCCTGGAACGAAGGTGTAAAAATCACAGCTACGTTGCACATGAATGTCGCCAATTGCAGCTCCCATGTAAATGCTAAACCAAC ATCTTTTGGCAAACTGTGTGTACCACCAGATCAAAAGTGGAAAGCAATATTTAGGCAATGTTACCAACAACTTGGGGTTTCTGAACCAGGCTCTAAGAATAACTCTACAGCCAATAAAATTGGAGAAACTCAAAGAGTTTGGCAGAATGTTGCAGTTGTTATAACAAATTCACATCAAGATACTATACAACGAAGAAAGGATATAGCGAGAGATTTGAACAGTAGTAGCAGTACTTGCAGGCAGAAAGACCGCAGTAATATCAATCAGTTGGAAAAAATACCGCAATTTGGATGGGATAGTCTGAATCTGAAAACGTACGATGAAGTGCatgattatttaataaaagCATTTGAAAGTTTACATCATCCTCTTGGTACACTATTGACTGAAGTAGCAGCAGCATACACAGCTACTTACGGAGGCGTTAGAGTACATCCTTTATTGCTAAGTCATGCAGTTGCTGAGTTACACAGCATCACCTCGAGGATCTACCATGTGGTTACTTTATTATTTCCAGCTCTACCACCCGGAGGTCAAGAGCTTATACTAGAAACAGAAGACAGCGAGGAAAG cAAAGTTGTAAGTGCTGCTGCAATTCTTCACCCTATACTTTTACCTCGTGTACATTCGGCGCTTTTTGTATTATATGCATTGCATaacaaaaaagaagatgaTGCTTATTGGAAAAGATTAATGAAGTGGAACAAACAACCAGATATTACCTTAATGGCGTTTCTCGGCATAGACCC GAAATTTTGGAAGAGTGCTACTACTAATCATATTGGTGAACATCCACTGCCTAATGATGCAGAGCAATTATTTGGTGATGCTGTTGAAACCTTGCAACAACTGAAAACAACTTTTTCTCCACTTGAGAAGTTACTTGTCATTAGAAACACATTCGAACAGATGACTCAA GTTGTTCAAAGACAGCTAGGTTCCACGTACCTATGGACAATGGATGAATTATTTccagtttttcattttgttgttGTACGAGCTCGTGTTTTACAACTTGGCAGTGAAATCAACTTCATCGAAGACTTTATGGAGCCTTACTTACAAAACGGCGAACTCGGGATCATGTTCACTACACTGAAG gtaTGCGGCATTCTATCTACAGAAAgtcttaaatttttacaagaaCATTTTTGGAGACAGTACATACAATAA